The Triticum aestivum cultivar Chinese Spring chromosome 7B, IWGSC CS RefSeq v2.1, whole genome shotgun sequence genome window below encodes:
- the LOC123162149 gene encoding protein MIZU-KUSSEI 1 translates to MGFANRGNKVDGPPSRTSSVASSSGTSASARTSSISSDDGNGGNGGRPGQSPARGAPGHTLEAPSRKNRPARSPSRPAQLFQKLRRALPILAPRCGRTPAGSALEVASSTSSGAADSHLMSRHVASGGGRRPCRRVTGTLFGRRKGRVALALQETPRSLPSLVVELALQTHALLRELGNPAGARIVLETERRRGGTGDVPKRAPPLLDEVAWTMFCNGRKTGYAVRREATDYDLTVMETLRAVSMGAGVLPVAAGAGGGGSSGSAADEEVAYMRGCFEHLVGSWDSESLYMVTPQGGGTGPELAVFFVRL, encoded by the coding sequence ATGGGCTTCGCGAACCGCGGTAATAAGGTCGACGGCCCGCCAAGCCGGACCAGCAGCGTGGCCTCCTCCTCCGGCACCAGCGCCAGCGCCCGAACCTCCTCCATCTCCAGCGATGACGGCAACGGCGGTAACGGTGGACGGCCAGGCCAGTCCCCGGCGCGCGGCGCCCCGGGCCACACGCTGGAGGCGCCGTCGCGCAAGAACCGGCCCGCACGCAGCCCCTCCCGGCCGGCGCAGCTGTTCCAGAAGCTTCGCCGCGCGCTCCCCATCCTGGCGCCCCGCTGCGGGAGGACGCCGGCGGGCTCGGCGCTCGAGGTCGCGTCGTCGACCTCCTCGGGCGCCGCCGACTCCCACCTCATGTCGCGGCACGTCGCgtcgggcggcgggaggcggccgtGCCGCCGCGTCACGGGCACGCTCTTCGGCCGCCGCAAGGGCCGCGTCGCGCTGGCGCTGCAGGAGACGCCCCGGAGCCTGCCGAGCCTCGTCGTGGAGCTGGCGCTCCAGACGCACGCGCTGCTCCGCGAGCTCGGCAACCCCGCCGGCGCGCGCATCGTGCTGGAGACCGAGCGCCGCCGCGGCGGCACTGGCGACGTGCCTAAGCGCGCGCCGCCGCTGCTGGACGAGGTGGCCTGGACCATGTTCTGCAACGGGAGGAAGACCGGGTACGCGGTGCGGCGGGAGGCGACGGACTACGACCTGACGGTGATGGAGACGCTGCGGGCGGTGTCCATGGGCGCCGGCGTGCTCCCGGTCGCAGCTGGAGCTGGAGGTGGGGGCTCATCGGGGTCGGCGGCGGACGAAGAGGTGGCGTACATGCGCGGCTGCTTCGAGCACTTGGTGGGGTCGTGGGACTCGGAGTCGCTCTACATGGTGACGCCTCAGGGCGGCGGCACCGGCCcggagctcgccgtcttcttcGTCAGGCTCTGA